From Calothrix sp. PCC 6303, a single genomic window includes:
- a CDS encoding cellulase family glycosylhydrolase: MKRREFLTLAGVAYATNLLSPFEAIAKPFNRQKPIRRNTFYTKGKFLYDSLGNKIILRGINLPLLDDWNFPQTDKLTELAKTGANAVRIQWYKNYGQADRPSYSIADLDKFLTRCRANRIIPIVYLADLTCKSNVNLLNSELIPWWTSKPVLSVLKKHQKYLIINLANELGVYRWSNNPTTALNSFKDTYKNAIARIRQHLQVPIMIDAPDCGTSIEVFTKIGKELINSDRSRNLLFSCHAYWAGYNGMLQLKPALDANLPIVFGEIANKQDENINNSTSYCYYDLDGTGKNHAPKNNFTYQKLLPILKQQQIGWFAWSWWKDRCTERQMAENGDFSNLTPYGEDIVNNSVYGLKVTAKKSSAFGLI; encoded by the coding sequence ATGAAACGTCGTGAATTTTTAACTTTGGCTGGAGTTGCTTATGCTACAAATTTGTTATCCCCCTTTGAGGCTATTGCTAAACCATTCAATCGCCAAAAACCGATTCGGCGCAATACTTTTTATACAAAAGGTAAGTTCTTATACGACTCTCTAGGAAACAAAATTATTTTACGAGGAATTAATCTACCCTTACTAGATGATTGGAATTTTCCTCAAACCGATAAACTCACAGAATTAGCCAAGACGGGAGCTAACGCTGTTAGAATTCAATGGTATAAGAACTATGGTCAAGCCGATCGCCCTAGTTATTCAATTGCAGATTTGGATAAATTTCTGACTAGATGTAGAGCCAACCGTATCATTCCAATTGTATATCTGGCAGATTTGACCTGTAAATCCAATGTAAATTTACTAAATAGCGAGTTAATTCCCTGGTGGACATCCAAACCCGTTTTGAGTGTACTTAAGAAACATCAAAAGTATCTCATTATTAACCTTGCTAACGAATTGGGTGTTTATCGTTGGTCAAATAATCCCACAACTGCATTAAACTCATTTAAAGATACTTACAAAAATGCGATCGCTAGAATCCGTCAACACTTACAAGTTCCCATTATGATTGACGCACCCGATTGCGGTACGTCAATTGAGGTGTTTACAAAGATCGGCAAGGAATTAATTAATAGCGATCGCTCGCGCAATCTTCTATTTAGCTGTCACGCTTATTGGGCTGGTTATAATGGGATGCTACAACTTAAACCTGCGCTCGATGCTAATTTACCGATAGTTTTCGGTGAAATTGCCAATAAACAAGATGAAAACATTAATAATTCAACTTCATACTGCTATTATGACCTTGATGGTACTGGTAAAAACCATGCTCCCAAAAATAATTTTACCTATCAAAAATTGTTGCCGATTCTAAAACAGCAGCAAATTGGTTGGTTTGCTTGGAGTTGGTGGAAAGATAGATGTACAGAGCGACAGATGGCAGAAAACGGTGATTTCTCAAACCTGACACCCTACGGAGAAGATATTGTGAATAATTCTGTTTATGGTTTGAAAGTGACAGCAAAGAAATCGAGCGCTTTTGGATTGATTTAA